GTCGTACGTGTTTGGCAAAGATCGTGCAACAGGAGGTCGGGCTGAGAGTTTTGCGGACATTGGGTCAAACGATCCTCCTGGGTATGACGCAGGAGCTGCTGATGCTATGCCAGATACGGACTTTCCGCCAATGTACAGTCCGGGATTGAACTTGTCGCCTGATGATTTGATGGAAACAAGAACCGCTAGGGTCAGTGAACGTAGAAATGTTTCAAGCGGGTCTAAGCGGAAACGTCCAGGACATGCCACAGATAGTGGGGACATAGTTCGTACTGCCATTGAGTATGGAAATGAACAACTTCATCGCATTGCTGAATGGCCTATCCTACAACGTCAAGATGCTACCCAAACACGTCAAGAGATTGTTCGACATTTGGAGGCCATCCCTGAGCTCACATTGATGGATAGGTGTCGCTTAATGCGTATACTTATGCGTAACGTCGATGACATGAAAGCTTTCCTTGAAGTTCCCGACCATATGAAGTACCCGTACTGCAGCCtcattcttcaagaaaaccAATGACTAGttagtttgttttatttgtattaATGAAACTTTTCTTACTTGGACTATATGTTATTATTCTAACTTGTTATGTCTTATTATATAACGAACTTTAAATTCTGTTGAAGTTAATTAGTTTGTAGTTTCGTTTCGCTTTAAAATGTAATGGTATGAATTGTTGTATTATCCTATTAATGTACTGTTTTcgttcaagttttttttttacaatatttataagttggtaatacgtggaaataatttggtttaaatacgctaatgaatttacggatttacgaattaattttgGACGACATAACGTAAGagaattatattttcaaaacctagttacagaattatgtttagattattctaattacataattgaatattgatcatgaaaaaaaaattatatattttttattcttatattaacattccttatttaaaaaaaataacataaatctaattaacgtaatctttgccccaaacaagttttataataatactacaatcataactcttcctccaaacacattttataataatactataataataatctttcccccaaacacatattataataatactactataataattctttccccaaacacatattattataacactactataataatccctttcccaaacacatactattataacactaccaataataattcttcccccaaacacatattataataacactaccaataataattcttcccccaaacacatattatcataacactatcaataataaatcttcccccaaacacatattatcataatactaggattatcataatcctaggattataataatccttttcccccataactctttccctcccccaaacacacccttagaATTTTAGTAGTTTTACAATATCATTCTTATTACTATAAAAAGAGTCTTCTTCGCTACATTTTCTAAAACCTGTCTTCACTTGGTTTATTTTACACAACTTAATTTCTCTCCAAATTCATATTTTGATTTAAAGAAGGATAgataagaaatttttttttgttcctttATCTACACAATTTCCTCTTAGCAAATTCTATTTTGTATGACTGATagacaaaaacaaaagaattactAAAGATTTTTGTTGCAATCCAAgagtttttaataattatataggTCTTCCTACTCATGCTAGCATATGTTCGTGGAATGTATTTGGCTAGAAGATCATTCTTGGGTCTTTGAGACTGATATGAATGTTTCATTTGTTATAATATTTTCATTATTGACTTGGATTTTCTTTTCTGTACTAAAAAAACAAGCACACTATGTTATAGACTTAATGACTAGGTAACTGCAAgtatatcttttatattttcattttcttttaattgacaTACTCTTCTTTTTgctacaataataataaataatgtgaagtagtcttttattttaagatatattttaaaatcaatgtaacctact
This region of Cucumis melo cultivar AY chromosome 7, USDA_Cmelo_AY_1.0, whole genome shotgun sequence genomic DNA includes:
- the LOC127150308 gene encoding uncharacterized protein LOC127150308; this encodes MMAFKIPGSNIHASTIDSRIKLMKRMFHALAEMRGPNCSGFGWNDEKKCIVAEKEVFDDWVKSHPAAKGLLNKSFVHYDELSYVFGKDRATGGRAESFADIGSNDPPGYDAGAADAMPDTDFPPMYSPGLNLSPDDLMETRTARVSERRNVSSGSKRKRPGHATDSGDIVRTAIEYGNEQLHRIAEWPILQRQDATQTRQEIVRHLEAIPELTLMDRCRLMRILMRNVDDMKAFLEVPDHMKYPYCSLILQENQ